CAGCATCGCGTGGCAAGTGCCGCTCGGCACAGTGCGCGACACGCGTCTGTGGGGCGTGCAGATGCACATGCCGACGCCGATCGGCATGCCGACCATCGGCGGCTCGCTCAGCACGGGCGGTGGCCTCGTGTTCTTCGCGGCGACCCAGGACTACTACCTGCGCGCGTTCGACAGCTCGACGGGCAAGGAAGTCTGGAAGGCGCGGCTGCCCGTCGGCAGTCAGGGCACGCCGATGAGCTATGTGCTCAACGGCAAGCAGTACATCGTGATCTCGGCGGGCGGCGCACGCCAGTCGCCGGATCGCGGCGATTACGTGATCGCCTACGCGCTGCCGCAATAACGCAGGCAGCGGGAAGCTGGAGCGCGCCTGGCTGTGCGCGCTTCAGTTTCATCAGCTTGAGCTTTACGTCGGCGGCAAGCTTCTCTCTTCTTCCCTCATGAAACGTTCTCTACTCGCGTCCGTCGCGCTAGTGACAGTCGCGTTCGCCACGCGCGCGCACGCGCAATCGTCCGTCACGCTCTATGGCGCACTCGACACCAGCATCGAAATCACGAATCCCGGCGCAGGCTACGTCGCGCGCATGGATTCGGGCGCGTATCGCGGCTCGCGCGTCGGCGTGCGTGGCGCGGAAGATATCGGCAACGGCGTGAAGATTCTGTTCGATCTGGAGAACGGCTTCAGTTCGGGCAACGGCTCGCTGGCTGTCGCGAATACGATCTTCAATCGTCAGGCGTGGGTCGGTGCCGGCACGCCGTATGGCACGGTGCGCATCGGCCGTCAGTACTCGCCGATCTACATTCCGTTCAAAGGACAACTCGACGCGTTCGGCGCAGGCACGATCGCTTCGGGGCTCAACAATCTGTCGAAGATCACGCCGTACGCGAGCAATGCGATCACGTATCTCTCGCCGGAATTCCACGGCTTTTCGACGACCGTCATGGCAATGCTGCGCGATCCCGCCGATGACGACGGCAACGGCCTCGCCGGGCACATCGAAACCTTCGCGTGGCGCAACGGCCCGTTTCGCGTGTCGTACGCGCATCAGCAGACGCATGGCGACGGCGCGTTACGGGCGAACCTCGGCGGCGTGTCGTATGTATATGGACCGGTGACGGGCTTCGTGTCGTTCTTCAATGGCGACGGCGGCACGCCGCGTTATCACAACGACGGCGTATCGGTATCGGCGCGCTATGCAGTCAACGCGCGGTTTCGTGCGTCCATCGGTTACGCGTATCTGCGCGATCGCTCCGGCGGCGACGACAACGCCGACCAGTTCAGCGCGGCTTGCGAATACGATCTGTCGAAGCGTGTGCTGCTCTATGCGAGCGCTGGCTGGTTGCGAAATCGCGGTGAAGGTGAATTCACGCTTAAAGGCGTGAACGTGACGGGCCTCGCACCGTCGTGGCCGGGTGCGTCGGTGCGAGGCGTGCAGTTGGGGATGATCGACCGGTTCTAGTGCTGTTGCGTTATGCAGTTCGCAACCGCCCGCATCGCCAGCAGATACCCATCCACGCCCAATCCACAAATCACACCGCGCGCCGCCAGTGAAATCAGCGAATGACGATACTGCTCGTCGCGCTGATGAATGTTGGTGATGTGCACTTCGATCACCGGCTGACGAATCAGCTTCACGGCATCCAGCACGGGAATCGACCCGAACGAAAAACCCGCGGGATTGATGATCACAGCCGCGTCCGCTTCGAACGCTTCCTGCAACCAGTCGACCATCACGCCTTCATGATTCGTCTGGCGGAACTCGCAGCGCAGCCCGAGTTCTTCCGCGAGCGCTTCCGTTCTTTCCTTGACCTGCGCGAGCGTCGTCGTGCCGTACAGATGAGGCTCGCGCTTGCCGAGCATGTTGAGGTTCGAGCCGTTCAGCACATACACCAGTGGTTTCATCTTCTTAGCCTGCATTTCAATGAGAATGGGATTGCATCGAGCCGTGCGACGAAGCGCCCATGACTTCCGCTTTCGAATCTGCGCGGTTCATGTCGATGCCGAGCGTTTCGGGCGCGCTCAGAATCGCGATCAGCGAGATTACGTTGAATGCCACGCATACCGCCACGACGCCCCACGGCGAGCCGTTGCACACGGCGAAGAGCCACACGGCGAGCACGGGCATCGGACCGCCGGCGACGAGATTGGCGCCCGTATAGGCAAGCGCGGAGCCTGAATAACGCACGTTCGTCGGGAATGCTTCGGCGAACGCGACCGGCTGAATGCCGCTCTGAAATTGCGTGAAACCGAGAAAGAAGCCCATCGCGA
This Paraburkholderia sabiae DNA region includes the following protein-coding sequences:
- a CDS encoding porin, coding for MKRSLLASVALVTVAFATRAHAQSSVTLYGALDTSIEITNPGAGYVARMDSGAYRGSRVGVRGAEDIGNGVKILFDLENGFSSGNGSLAVANTIFNRQAWVGAGTPYGTVRIGRQYSPIYIPFKGQLDAFGAGTIASGLNNLSKITPYASNAITYLSPEFHGFSTTVMAMLRDPADDDGNGLAGHIETFAWRNGPFRVSYAHQQTHGDGALRANLGGVSYVYGPVTGFVSFFNGDGGTPRYHNDGVSVSARYAVNARFRASIGYAYLRDRSGGDDNADQFSAACEYDLSKRVLLYASAGWLRNRGEGEFTLKGVNVTGLAPSWPGASVRGVQLGMIDRF
- a CDS encoding type II 3-dehydroquinate dehydratase, with amino-acid sequence MKPLVYVLNGSNLNMLGKREPHLYGTTTLAQVKERTEALAEELGLRCEFRQTNHEGVMVDWLQEAFEADAAVIINPAGFSFGSIPVLDAVKLIRQPVIEVHITNIHQRDEQYRHSLISLAARGVICGLGVDGYLLAMRAVANCITQQH